tatatattttaatttaatataattgtccccacaaaaattaaaaataattcccacaaaaatttgatccaaccaaaatttatgaaaaaaatttattttatataaaataaatgaatctctCTTCACCCACTAAAATCTCCAAAATCTcaaatccttttattttctttcaacattATCATTGTACTCTCAAATTCCTCTTTTTCTCtagaatttatttaagaaaGGTGATCAATCTTTtaatactttcaaaattttgaagttcAAAAGGCCTTGTCCAGTTCTTAAATTTGTTCTGGACGAGGATTAAATACGAAACTATTATTATGTGTATCTTACTTATGTTCGAATGAGGGTTTTGCACCTATTGACAAATAGAAGTTGATTTGTCTTGATCAAATTTATTCATCTGATTTTTCTCCACTTAAAGTTGTTGCACttgataatcaaatttgaaAGGAATTCAAGATCTTGCTAAGAAGATGGTTGATACAAAAAATAACATTGCTTATCCATTGGTATATTGCCTGGCTAAGTTAGCATTGATTTTGCTAGTTGTTACAACAAGTGTGGAAAGAGTCTTTTCTACAATGAAAACTGTGAAAAATCATTTGAGGAATCGAATTGGAGATCAATGGATGAATGGTTGTTTGATTACATATGCTGAGAAATACATTTTTAACAATATTGACATAGAGAAAATAATTCAACTGTTTCAACACATGATAAAACATAAtagaaaattgtaaaagaggtacgagttatttgaatttttttgatgtACCttccgtttaactattgtttcAATAGTTTTGtaacaattttacatttaatcaTATATCGATTTATTAAGAATTAATGTTATacattaattgttattttaaaaatttaccccacaattcaaatttttaactataccctttctttttatttaaagaagctataatttgagaaattaaaataaaaacttattaaatttaaaatatattaaagaagtTATAGGTTTTAAGGAAAACCGTTTAGGCCATGTATCCATCTTATCCAATTTTGATGGATACCAAAATACCGGAGAgatcataattaaattacaaattctcTCCCAAttatactaaatttataattttataatttttcaataaatttactaGTAGTTCAATATaggtatatttatttaatttttatatccatactgttatttaaattcttgattgagttgatgtcacTCTCAATTCGTCACCAATTCGGAATGTCCttccgtaattaaaataagttatattatttgagaatactttaataatttttatttaaaaaactaataagaaTATGCATATATTAGGATTTGAAACCGAACTAATTGCATTTGTTAAGCCTTTAATTTACAACTcaactaaagttttattttgatacttttaaacattttaattttattatgtacacCTTATTATTACTTTcaccaattatatatataaatatactattatttaggCTTCGAGTAAGTTAGTGTCATCCTCAACCGGGTCACTAACTTagttagaaaaattaaagaaatgacttttgtaattaaaataagttatattattgatatttgaaCCCAAGTAATTACAACAGTAAAATCTTTGATTTGCtattcaactaaaattttattttaatatttttatacattttaattttagtatgcacactttattacttctatttatatttgtgatttttacATATGATAATCTCGTATCCGCATTCGTCTTGATTACTTATATAACAAAAACCCTAGAAACATTAAATGGTTGTATTTGGTGTATGTGTTCCCACTACTTTGTGATCCATAAAATCTGGCAAACAAACTGGAAGAATGCTTTTCGAGGCCCAAGTGTCATTGGgtttaagttgatttttttaagaGAGAAACTAAGATTTAGtctttaattttagtaattttttatcttcatccctgaattttttttggtataCATTAGTCTCATAACTTAggagttttttataatttgattgttAAACATTGATTCCGTTAAGGAATGGTCATACGACACTCTGAGATTATATCactttagattttatataaaattttaaaattttcaagtgataTTGTGATACGATCTTAAAATGTCACCTcattatattataacaaaatttagttttaaagattaaattaaaagaacaatTTCTATAACAAGGATGATTTAGTAAAATgcgcctatttatatatttagattcTATCAACCAAATAccgaaatattatatttcgaCTAAATGAACCAAATAGGATAATGTAATATACCCGACATACCCAactcttaaataagaggataatgtaacccacgtcctcctacaGTGGCAACAATATTGCATCGAGCTAAGACTGAATCGaccatttctattttttttttaactttattaaaaaatataaaagatatatttcttcatatttaaataattatgataTTAAATGCATCTATATCACATTCATAATATTTATCACATGgaatattcaacaaatttataCACACTACCAAAcctaacataaaaaaatcaacaatcgAAGTTCATATTATCTATCACTGGACTAACCCATTAATTTTCCTAGGACTAAATtcagataaattaaataaaagactaatgtatcaattttataaaataagagataaaattcataattatacCTTTGTTTTTCCATATAAGTTGAAGCCACAGCAGAAACGATCGAAAACAAAAATGGAGGTAGACGAGGCCATCTTGGAAACCCTACAACCCTCTCGATTCCTCTCCTTCGCCATCCCAAACCCTAATCCCACCCTCAATCCCTCACTCGCTTCCCCACTCATTCGAATCGCTGTCCTCGACTCACCGATTCAGCCCTCCTCTCCTCTCATTCCCAGTGTCGCCGCCATGATCGTCCCCAAGCACCGCGAGTCCGACTGGATCTTCTCGACGGAGTCCGGTCATCTCCAACTCCTCCTCTCCTCCCCTAACATCCAACGCCTCATATTAATCGGACAAGAACAACAACCAATCATCAACGGCTCTAGTTCATCTTCCATTTACCGCCGTTGGATCGATCCCGATTCCCTAAACAACCTGGAGATTTCGCTAAAGCCACTGGTAATTGCATTATCTCCTAAAAGTTACTTCCATAATGAAAACTTGGAAGTACCCTTTTTGTGTTATGAGGATAATATTGTTTGTAGCTTAGTTTTAGAGAAATGTATTGGGAATTTTGTTGGTGAAATGCTTGTTGAAGATGTTGAGATAGAGGGTAGTGATCAAAGTAGGGAATTTAGGAGGAGATTAAGGTTTAAACGGATGCCTAATTTGGTTCAAACAGAGATTCGAATTGTGCCCAACAAGGTTTCTTGTTTGGATTCAGTTGATATAGGAAGCAGTAGTATAGAGTTTAGCCCTGATTTGGGGGTTTTGGTGCATGCTTATTTGGTGCCAATGGTGGCTAGTCTTGCTTTGATCGGGTCGTGCATTGAAAAGCATGTTGAATCCGGGTTAAGACCTAAAGCTTTATGTCTTGGTGTTGGGGGTGGAGCTCTAGTTGGGTTTTTGCAAACACAACTGGACTTTGAGGTTGTTGGTGTTGAGGTTGATGAAGAGGTGTTAAGGGTTGCTCGCAAGTACTTTGGATTGGAGGATGGAGATTTAGTTCGGGTTCAAGTCAGAGATGGTATGGAATTTATGGACCGACTTGCACATGGAGATGTTGTTGGTAACATCGTTCCTCAGTTTGATGTTATTATGGTTGATTTGGATTCTGATGATCCAAGAAATGGTGTTAGTGCTCCCCCAATAGAATTTTTTAGGAGGGATGTTCTTTTGGCTGCTAGATCGGTTCTTCGTGAATCCGGgatttttgttattaatgtgATCCCTCAAAGTAGATCGTTTTACGAGAAGTTGATACATGAATTTCGGGAGGTTTTCCCTGAGTTATATGAAATCAATGTTGGAAATGTAGAGAATTTCGTTCTCATCGCTGCTAAGGCTTTGCCTTGTTCGTCTTCAAGTAGTGATTCTGAAAATAAATTCCTTACAAAATTGAGACTGGCGATTTCAGGAGCATATATGGATTCCATTAATAGAATTGGAGATGCAAGCAATTAATATGCTCATTCAAATTCAGCCATATCAACTTTTAAGATTGTGTTCAAGGTTAGAAATTAGCATCGCTATATTAGAATTAGGGTTTAAGCATGACTTGGCAGTTATGGTTTgccattttaaaattcttttgagGTTGACAAAAATTAAGACCCGAATGCAATCTGGATCTGCCATGTCGGATCACCTTTTCAGTTCCTTCCTTTGGCTTTGGAGTAAGCCAGTTCATACCACAAAGAACTGCTCGGCATATTCCTGAACCTGTAAAGTGTCATCCTCGATGGCTCCATGCACCAATCCATGGCTCAAACTTCTTCTCGAGCTCATTTAACGTGGCTCTCCTTCCTGCTTGGATGCAAAAATGCCCAAAAGTTTATTTGAAATCTGAGATGTATATGGCGTAGTCTTCATTTTGAAGACTTTCCTCTCAACTAAAGTGATGGAAAACAGGAGTTGTTCAGACATGGGAAGAGCAGGGTGGTGAAGTTGGTTTTGAGGGCTCCTCCGGCAACGGTCATGAGGCCTTTCTATAGGGAAGCAACGATCTTTTTGGTGTCGTTCTCGCATTGGAAGCTGCAGTTGTAGCATTTGTCGATTTATGGGTACGTACAGTGTGGATGACTTGGTATTTCAAGTGGCAGCGATCAGACAACCCAAGTGACAGCGATCAGACAACCGGTTCGAGTTGGTAATCAAGTGGCAGCGATCAGACAACTGATTTGAGAGGAGCATTGCGGCACCATCCATATGGAACAGGCAGTTTGAGACCAGCATGGATCGGTGGTTGCCCAACAGTTGAGAGTAATGTTCCCATCCTCACCACTATGGCATAAGAGTTGGGGTTGCACCTATAAAAATTGGACCATAACATTACAGTCACTAGTACTTCAACAACATTTCAAACGGTTCGAAATTGAGGTTGGGATAATTTCGGGTTCACGATATAATAATTATGGGTACAGCTGGAATTTAGGATTGAcgccttttcatttttcattgaCTATACCTGTCTTTCCTTTGACTCAGTTGGCCTATTAAATTCAAGAGCAGACATACTTGATTGACTGTTGGCACATTTTCATACTTCAATGTGGCTGGCCTACTTGGCCAATTGCCAGTCCCATGTGCTATGTAGGAGAGAAATAAATGCACAATTTTTTCATAGCCTATGATTCCATTGTTTAGTGTTTGGATACAGGTGTATTCTATTGTTGTTTGGGTATCCTAAATTAAAGACCATTTAAACTTACAAGTAGCATTTATGTTATACCACGGGCAGTTTAGGAATGctatttaaaagtgtttttttttgagaaaatgtACTTTTGACATAAGAATATTCCTAAACAAGCTTGTAACATCCCTTACTCGAGACTGTTGTCGGAGTcaagcacgaggcattacttagcttatcttactaatttagagcataaaaattttactttgaaagttaatttcactatttacagaaAACCTGTCCAATTGCGCAACagttactaaattgattataactcgagctacgggactcgaaatttaattccgtaaattttccctaaaactagactcatatatgtTCTTACCATCAAATTTTTAGAACTTTTgccttagccaattagtaccgtttattagttaaagtctcccttgtttcaccattcgactgttctgacctcttgttactaaaaataaattttctcattataggatttttcatatggtgttccgacttgttcctacagaaaatagactcattaaggaatctaagaatataaactataactcataaccatttttgtagaATTTTTAATGACTTTCTAAACTCacaacaggggactccaaaaacagatCTGACcatgtctcactaaaattcacatatctcaaaatataaaattccttttgctaaaccgttatttttccatgaaaatagactcaacaagctttaatttcatatatcattcaccctctaattcattttataccatcctaggtgatttttcaaagtcacgtcactgtgctgcctgaattctgtttctctacaaaattttacccatttcatgatttccatgcataatttatcacctagactcttataacaacaaacaccttcatacttaaccatttttaataatcattcatcatcaaatacttacacctcattctttagcaaaattataattacaaacatgcaaaataactaaatccctatacatgccataactcaaacgagtttcatcataaaataccgagcagttgtggttgatagtgtagACGATtcccgacttctttaggatccttgaagtagccttgcaatactataagagaaagagaaataaaagaagtaaacataaagcttagtaagtttactagcaaataaataacaacattaaacacaaataattaaactcaagtgtctatatctctagtttactctttagataatctcattctagttctcttgcttgttttcTTAGTATACTTGTAtgcataacttactcttctcttgctgcatCATTGAatatcaattgataatataataaattcttaactcctataacttacctgagcttgccatttatgtttttaactgaactttcctgaacatgattcgtttattagcccgttgagttacattggaacaataaggatactcgggtctttTCTGGTaaaaacatgccaaagccatgtcccatacatggtcttacatgggatgttctcatgtcggtttccatgccatgtcccagacatggtcttacgggggacctttcatctcggtgccaacgccatgtcccagacatggtcttacatgggacctctcatctcggtgcccatgccatgtcccagacatggttttacaggggacctctcatgatctcaaggatgccaatgtcatgtcccaaacatggtttTACATgagatctctttacccaaatgtcatgacatttgtatctagTACtttccttatgtatcaacgagactttttaatattaattctttatcattttatacttgaatcaacatcaaataaattcatggaataaattcatagttgctggaaaatagtagcattaataataattattgaaatattgcatttatttaccgtaaacttacatCAGTACCAAATATAGCCCAATttaccaacttagtcttcaactttattcttccctttgtctaacctcgagtttcgtttttcttgatctaaaatagaaaatttaacttatttaatactcacattcatcaaaacagccctcgactctaactttttcaaaattatgattttgcccctaaacttttacataattacatttttgcccccaaggctcggaaattaaatttaatctcatattactatgttttatgacatgctggaCATTTTtatcttctatgacaacatcaaattctcactctaacacttacttatgtacattagggatttttaccgattatgtcaacttactcgttttcgcttaaaataggctagcaaaagttgtttaacataatttctagcttcatattctatcataaaacatcaaaataaacactcttcacctatgggtatttttccaaatataaaccctaggttaaattattgctagaataagctaaattaagctatcgagactctaaaaacgtaaagaacattaaaaacggggcttgggatcacttactatggagcttgaaagcttgaaaatcctaactatggcttccccccgctgatttcgtccaaatgaagaagatgagcataatttgccatctttttcccttttaattcattttaattactagattaccaaattgctcctaacttaaaaattttctatttcacttatttcatgtccatttttgtctaacAACTTAatcaatggtctaattatcatataataacCTCCAATtgaaagtttcataacaattggacacctctaacatgtagaactcaacttttgcactttttacaatttagcccttttgactaaattgagtgcccaaacgtcaaaaatttcgaacgaaattttcacgaaatcattttgtgaaatcgtagaacataaaaatataagaaaaataattttttttcttatcgaatttgtggttacgaaaccactattccgacaaCCTTAAATTTGGGACATGACAAAGCTTCTTTTTTAGAGAAAACAAATGTTTCTCTCAAGTTGAAATTTTGCCCAAAAATAGTCTTTTCTCGAAAATTTTAGCTTCTTTc
The window above is part of the Gossypium raimondii isolate GPD5lz chromosome 9, ASM2569854v1, whole genome shotgun sequence genome. Proteins encoded here:
- the LOC105800566 gene encoding uncharacterized protein LOC105800566, producing the protein MEVDEAILETLQPSRFLSFAIPNPNPTLNPSLASPLIRIAVLDSPIQPSSPLIPSVAAMIVPKHRESDWIFSTESGHLQLLLSSPNIQRLILIGQEQQPIINGSSSSSIYRRWIDPDSLNNLEISLKPLVIALSPKSYFHNENLEVPFLCYEDNIVCSLVLEKCIGNFVGEMLVEDVEIEGSDQSREFRRRLRFKRMPNLVQTEIRIVPNKVSCLDSVDIGSSSIEFSPDLGVLVHAYLVPMVASLALIGSCIEKHVESGLRPKALCLGVGGGALVGFLQTQLDFEVVGVEVDEEVLRVARKYFGLEDGDLVRVQVRDGMEFMDRLAHGDVVGNIVPQFDVIMVDLDSDDPRNGVSAPPIEFFRRDVLLAARSVLRESGIFVINVIPQSRSFYEKLIHEFREVFPELYEINVGNVENFVLIAAKALPCSSSSSDSENKFLTKLRLAISGAYMDSINRIGDASN